A genomic segment from Patescibacteria group bacterium encodes:
- a CDS encoding LAGLIDADG family homing endonuclease, whose product MNANAVGKTCAEADRAYLAGLIDGDGCIMATIEKHSEKKFGFRVRVTVKITQKESRLVYFLAQQFRIGKIRYNRITHDWIIRDKSEVLKILTMIEPYAKAKLKQIVIAKKILKSSDATRFGLMKMARLADTLSKFNVRSKERRKNFAAMIKAQVSSND is encoded by the coding sequence ATGAACGCTAATGCCGTAGGAAAAACGTGTGCTGAAGCTGATCGAGCTTATCTTGCTGGTCTTATTGATGGCGATGGCTGTATTATGGCTACCATCGAGAAGCACAGTGAGAAAAAATTTGGTTTTCGCGTACGGGTGACAGTTAAAATTACACAAAAAGAATCTCGTCTGGTTTATTTTCTGGCACAACAATTTCGCATCGGAAAAATCAGATACAATAGAATAACACACGATTGGATAATCAGAGATAAGAGCGAGGTTCTTAAGATTTTAACCATGATTGAACCGTACGCAAAAGCAAAGTTAAAACAGATTGTCATAGCCAAGAAGATACTAAAGTCTTCTGATGCGACGCGATTTGGTTTAATGAAAATGGCTCGGTTGGCTGATACATTGTCAAAGTTTAATGTACGTTCAAAAGAACGTCGGAAAAACTTTGCGGCAATGATCAAGGCGCAAGTTTCCTCTAACGACTGA
- a CDS encoding LAGLIDADG family homing endonuclease, which yields MVISSTKSAYLAGFLDGDGSIYVRLKPSKEYRYGYQIAPYVVFFQSAKYQKDFQNICNLMKIGYLRERNDGIVEYIIGREENIKELLKNIKPFLILKKKQASLMLKILKKKSKIKDRSDFEKLVSLVEEFRFLNYSKKRKPYINPVETKR from the coding sequence ATGGTTATTTCGTCAACCAAAAGCGCTTATTTAGCCGGGTTTCTTGACGGTGATGGCAGTATTTATGTTCGCTTGAAACCAAGCAAAGAATATCGATACGGCTATCAAATTGCCCCGTACGTTGTTTTCTTCCAATCCGCAAAATATCAAAAAGATTTTCAAAACATCTGCAACTTGATGAAAATCGGTTATTTGCGAGAGAGAAATGACGGTATTGTTGAATATATTATTGGTAGAGAGGAAAACATCAAAGAATTGTTAAAAAACATTAAACCGTTCTTGATTTTGAAAAAGAAACAAGCAAGTTTAATGCTTAAAATTCTTAAAAAGAAATCCAAGATAAAAGATAGAAGCGATTTTGAAAAACTTGTTTCTCTGGTTGAAGAATTCAGATTTCTGAATTATTCAAAAAAGAGAAAGCCATATATTAACCCCGTAGAGACTAAACGTTGA